In Acidobacteriota bacterium, the genomic stretch CCGGGACTGGCGCGATGCGGCCGAGAACTTCCGGGACATCGCAGCGTACAGCCAGCCGCCACTGAACGTCTCCGACCCGGGATTGGGCACGCAACAGTTCTACGGGGCGCGCGTGACCGCGAACACGTTCGGCCTCCTCGGCGCCCCGCCAGTGCTGGGCCGCGACTTCCGGCCGGACGACGACCGTCCGGGCGCGCCGCCCGTCGTGCTGCTGGGACACGGCATCTGGACGACCCGCTACGGCGCGGATCCGGACGTCCTCGGCCGCGTCATCCGGGTCAACGATGTCGCCTCGACCGTCATCGGCGTGATGCCCGAGGGCTTCCAGTTTCCGTTCTGGGCGGAACTGTGGCAGCCGCTGTCGCTCACCCCCGGCCTCGCGGAGCAGGAGCGCGACCAGCGGGCCTTCAGTGTCGTCGGCCGCCTCGCGGACGGCGTAAGCCTCGACCAGGCCCAGGCGGATCTCGATGCGGTCACGGCCGGCCTGGTCGGGACGTATCCCGACACGAACGCCGGACTGCGGGCGCACGTCGCCCCCTTCCACGAGTACTTCCACCCGCAGTTTCAGGGGGCGTTGAACGCGGTGCTGGCGGCGGCCGTGCTCGTTCTGCTGATTGCGTGCGCCAACGCCGCCAACCTGCTGCTCGCACGGGCCGCCCGCCGTTCGCGCGAGGTCGGCATGCGGGCTTCGCTGGGCGCGACGCGGGGACGCATCGTGCGCCAACTGCTCGTCGAGAACGGCGTCCTCGCCGGACTCGCAGGCGTGCTCGGTCTCGCGTTCGCCGCGCTCGCGGCCCAACTGCTCTCGATGGGCGTCGAGCCGCTGGATGCTCCCTTCTGGATCGATTTCCCGGTCGACGGCCGCGTGTTGGCGTTCCTGACCCTGGCCTGTCTGGCGACCGTGCCGGTGTTCGGGCTCGCGCCCGCCCTCCACGCGTCGAGCGCCAACGTCCGGGATGTCTCGACCAGCGGGGTGCGCAGTCCGGGCGGCGGGGGTCCGGCGCGCCGCTGGATGGCGTGGCTGGTGACCGTCGAGGTGGCTCTCACCCTGGTGCTGCTGGCCGGCGGCGGGCTGATGGCGCGCAGTCTGCTGACCCTCGCCTACGCGGACCGCATCATCGACCCCGCCGGCATGTCCGCGATTCAGCTCACCCTGCCGGAATCGCGCTACCCGTCGGCGGAGCAACGCCTCGCCTTCTTCCGAACCCTCGACGAGCGGATCGCGTTGACCGCGCCCGCCCTGA encodes the following:
- a CDS encoding FtsX-like permease family protein — protein: MSWWGRLWKRSRAEDELDRELRDHVERQAADHVRAGMAPREARRHARLEFGGLDQIKELCRDARGTRWLEEIGQDVRFTLRLLLKDRWAAAGAVLALGLGLGISSAAFTAYNGLLLRRLPVDDQRSVMALAMRDETGADQAVSYLDYRDWRDAAENFRDIAAYSQPPLNVSDPGLGTQQFYGARVTANTFGLLGAPPVLGRDFRPDDDRPGAPPVVLLGHGIWTTRYGADPDVLGRVIRVNDVASTVIGVMPEGFQFPFWAELWQPLSLTPGLAEQERDQRAFSVVGRLADGVSLDQAQADLDAVTAGLVGTYPDTNAGLRAHVAPFHEYFHPQFQGALNAVLAAAVLVLLIACANAANLLLARAARRSREVGMRASLGATRGRIVRQLLVENGVLAGLAGVLGLAFAALAAQLLSMGVEPLDAPFWIDFPVDGRVLAFLTLACLATVPVFGLAPALHASSANVRDVSTSGVRSPGGGGPARRWMAWLVTVEVALTLVLLAGGGLMARSLLTLAYADRIIDPAGMSAIQLTLPESRYPSAEQRLAFFRTLDERIALTAPALTAARASRPPFLPAPRRELEIDGRPVAGDAPPPRAGVVTVSDAYFEKLNLGFLRGRTFNDRDGTAGNETAIVNRLLADTFFEDEDPLGQRIRLTPRAGAAEDAPWLTIIGISPTVRQSFGAAPAIPVAYLPTVRNRSPSRRFSGVTSGRPPRRSARCAISTRT